A part of Methanomassiliicoccales archaeon genomic DNA contains:
- a CDS encoding zinc ABC transporter substrate-binding protein, translating to MSKKTYNISQKFLSILIIAVLIVAGALAFMLIAPPGNPSHKLQVVATFYPLYFFASEVAGDRAEVHMLIPDNVEPHSWEPSPSDIIKLSRADILIFNGVGFEPWMEDILASASNPNLELVDTSVGVSLLPSDEEKKAYDEALRLLETAPGLEISASKSTDEASLIESNSTVISVALLDFEGAKGGYLKIRANKDGDFRFFLTSTVNFTLSNCSGSPIEPEKESGPVSWYPQFASSAVFSFKKGELYTLKIGPTPLSEFEAVILKMEEHETEPEDHLHGINDPHFWLDPLSAKVQVLNILSAFQRADPDNSTYYADNAARLGERLDKLHMDFQLGLRNRTKNAIVTTHEGFNYLAMRYGFQAYGAIGISADQQPSPTDLMRLTALVRDLGLRYVFSEPVYSDAVMETISRETGASILILDGLHGRKGIHSSLDYFGIMYANLESLKIGLEVTL from the coding sequence ATGTCGAAGAAAACGTATAACATTTCTCAAAAGTTTCTGTCAATACTAATAATCGCTGTTCTGATCGTAGCTGGCGCTTTAGCATTTATGCTTATTGCTCCCCCAGGAAATCCATCTCATAAGCTTCAGGTTGTGGCCACCTTCTATCCTCTTTATTTTTTTGCCAGTGAGGTGGCGGGCGACCGCGCTGAAGTGCATATGTTGATTCCAGATAACGTCGAGCCACATTCGTGGGAGCCATCTCCATCTGACATCATTAAATTGAGCCGGGCTGACATTCTCATTTTCAACGGGGTTGGCTTTGAGCCTTGGATGGAAGATATATTGGCGAGCGCAAGCAATCCGAATCTTGAGTTAGTGGATACTAGCGTGGGTGTCTCTCTCTTACCCTCCGATGAGGAAAAAAAGGCTTACGATGAAGCCCTGCGCCTTCTCGAGACAGCTCCTGGCTTAGAGATCAGCGCTAGCAAATCAACAGATGAGGCCTCTTTAATTGAATCTAATTCGACGGTTATTAGTGTAGCGCTGCTTGATTTTGAAGGAGCTAAAGGAGGTTATCTGAAGATTCGTGCTAATAAAGATGGAGATTTCAGATTCTTCCTCACAAGCACGGTCAACTTCACATTGTCAAACTGTTCTGGGTCACCTATAGAGCCTGAGAAAGAAAGCGGGCCTGTAAGCTGGTATCCTCAATTCGCTAGCTCTGCGGTTTTCAGCTTTAAAAAGGGGGAACTTTATACGCTTAAGATTGGACCGACCCCCCTTTCTGAGTTTGAGGCGGTCATTTTGAAAATGGAAGAGCACGAGACGGAGCCTGAGGACCACCTTCATGGAATTAATGATCCGCATTTCTGGCTCGATCCATTGAGTGCCAAGGTGCAAGTTCTCAACATATTAAGTGCTTTTCAGCGCGCGGATCCTGACAACTCCACTTATTATGCAGACAACGCTGCTCGGTTGGGAGAGAGATTGGACAAGCTGCATATGGATTTCCAGTTGGGCCTTCGCAACAGAACCAAGAATGCTATAGTGACCACTCATGAGGGCTTTAATTACTTAGCCATGCGCTATGGATTCCAAGCCTATGGCGCTATCGGCATATCTGCCGACCAACAACCTAGCCCGACCGATCTCATGAGACTTACTGCCTTGGTTAGAGATTTAGGCCTTCGCTACGTATTCTCCGAGCCTGTCTATTCAGATGCTGTGATGGAGACTATCTCTCGAGAGACTGGGGCCAGCATTCTAATATTGGATGGCCTTCATGGAAGAAAAGGCATTCATTCTAGTCTTGATTACTTTGGCATCATGTATGCAAACCTGGAAAGTTTAAAGATTGGCTTGGAAGTTACATTGTAA
- a CDS encoding ABC transporter ATP-binding protein has protein sequence MAWKLHCNDSGGRELVESVVEVNDVTVRINGLTILDRVSVRVDKGDVLGIVGPNGGGKTTFLNAILGNIPIESGEIRLFGVDLKRFKDFHWIGYVAQNAIQFDPIFPATVREIVSLGLINRHRLGRPLTHAQKEEVDWAIDLVGLINVADRKISDLSGGQKQRIFIAKALVRKPKLLILDEATSGLDACMQDHFHNILRYLRKEQNVTVLTVSHDLSGVICQANKLAVINRQLHYAPLTPELDPSEILREAYGEHFTFIFHRDHDACVGFRNELKGKDLGGT, from the coding sequence TTGGCTTGGAAGTTACATTGTAACGACTCGGGAGGAAGAGAGCTGGTGGAAAGCGTCGTAGAGGTCAACGACGTCACCGTCCGAATCAACGGTTTGACTATCTTGGACAGGGTCTCAGTCCGGGTGGACAAGGGAGATGTACTGGGCATCGTGGGACCGAATGGAGGCGGGAAAACCACCTTTCTTAACGCCATATTAGGCAACATCCCTATTGAATCTGGTGAGATCCGGCTCTTCGGCGTGGATCTTAAAAGATTCAAGGATTTCCATTGGATTGGGTATGTAGCACAGAATGCCATTCAGTTCGATCCGATCTTTCCTGCCACGGTAAGGGAGATAGTTTCATTGGGGCTGATAAATCGCCATCGACTGGGTAGGCCATTGACTCATGCGCAGAAGGAAGAGGTGGATTGGGCTATCGATCTCGTTGGCTTGATTAACGTGGCGGATAGGAAAATAAGCGACCTATCCGGAGGGCAGAAGCAAAGAATATTCATCGCCAAAGCACTTGTAAGGAAACCGAAACTATTGATACTGGACGAGGCCACATCGGGCCTGGACGCATGCATGCAGGACCATTTTCATAACATCCTACGCTATCTCCGTAAAGAACAAAACGTTACGGTATTGACTGTCTCGCATGATCTATCAGGCGTTATATGTCAGGCAAACAAACTAGCTGTGATCAATCGCCAATTGCACTACGCGCCTTTAACCCCAGAACTCGACCCTTCTGAGATCCTGAGAGAGGCATACGGCGAGCACTTCACTTTCATCTTTCATCGAGATCACGATGCATGCGTCGGGTTCAGAAATGAGTTAAAAGGTAAGGATCTTGGAGGGACCTGA